One genomic segment of Microcella indica includes these proteins:
- a CDS encoding exodeoxyribonuclease III, with protein sequence MTSPVRIASVNVNGVRAAYRKGMGDWLDARGVDILALQEVRASTDDVTGLLGDDWFVLHDAATAKGRAGVALAARREFGAHRVALGDDDFDSAGRWLEADLDVGGTTLTVVSTYVHSGEVDTPKQIEKYRFLDAMEARLPELAAHSRYALVVGDLNVGHREFDIRNWRGNRKNAGFLPRERAYFDRFFGPEGSTVEGVDGSTGPGLGWVDVGRRWAGEVDGPYTWWSQRGQAFDNDTGWRIDYHVATPALAETVQSYAVDRAASWDTRWSDHAPVVVDYALP encoded by the coding sequence ATGACTTCACCGGTGCGCATCGCGAGCGTCAACGTCAACGGAGTGCGCGCCGCGTACCGCAAGGGCATGGGCGACTGGCTGGATGCCCGGGGCGTCGACATCCTCGCTCTCCAAGAGGTTCGTGCCTCGACCGACGACGTCACCGGCCTCCTGGGCGACGACTGGTTCGTGCTGCACGACGCCGCCACGGCGAAGGGCCGCGCGGGCGTCGCGCTCGCCGCCCGCCGCGAGTTCGGCGCCCACCGCGTAGCGCTCGGCGACGACGACTTCGACAGTGCCGGGCGCTGGCTCGAGGCCGACCTCGACGTGGGCGGCACGACCCTCACGGTCGTGTCGACCTACGTGCACTCGGGCGAGGTCGACACCCCCAAGCAGATCGAGAAGTACCGCTTCCTCGACGCCATGGAGGCTCGACTGCCCGAGCTCGCCGCGCACAGCCGGTACGCACTCGTCGTCGGCGACCTCAACGTCGGCCACCGCGAGTTCGACATCAGGAACTGGCGCGGCAACCGCAAGAATGCGGGCTTCCTGCCGCGCGAGCGCGCCTACTTCGACCGCTTCTTCGGGCCGGAAGGCTCGACCGTGGAAGGCGTCGACGGCTCGACCGGCCCCGGGCTCGGCTGGGTCGACGTCGGCCGCCGCTGGGCGGGCGAGGTCGACGGGCCGTACACCTGGTGGTCGCAGCGCGGCCAGGCCTTCGACAACGACACCGGGTGGCGGATCGACTACCACGTCGCGACACCGGCGCTCGCGGAGACCGTGCAGTCGTACGCCGTCGACCGTGCCGCCTCGTGGGACACGCGGTGGAGCGACCACGCGCCCGTGGTGGTGGACTACGCGCTTCCGTGA
- a CDS encoding HAD family hydrolase — MSTTTGTRVVLFDLDDTLMAHTRAVDLAIARAQLVAGGNFGADDPAVVQARWRELEEHHYARYLSGELDYLGQRVHRARDLHAPYGIHLDDEAALQWFAEYLHGYRDNWTLFDDVLPALDALETAIDGVRFGIITNGDLAFQTDKLERIALWQRLGLHSGHGQLIASGALGVTKPDPAIFAAAAAAFDAPAAACAYLGDRVRTDAIGAHEAGMLGIWLDRGRDRNETTSESHVDRPAGVPRIRSLRELPALLAP; from the coding sequence GTGAGCACGACTACGGGCACCCGGGTCGTGCTGTTCGACCTGGATGACACGCTCATGGCGCACACGCGCGCTGTCGACCTCGCGATCGCGCGGGCGCAGCTAGTGGCCGGCGGCAACTTCGGTGCCGATGATCCCGCGGTCGTGCAGGCACGCTGGCGCGAGCTCGAAGAGCACCACTACGCGCGCTACCTGAGTGGCGAGCTCGACTATCTGGGGCAGCGCGTGCACCGCGCGCGCGATCTGCATGCCCCGTACGGCATCCACCTCGACGACGAGGCCGCGCTGCAGTGGTTCGCTGAGTACCTGCACGGCTATCGCGACAACTGGACTCTCTTCGACGACGTGCTGCCAGCACTCGACGCGCTCGAGACGGCCATCGACGGGGTGCGGTTCGGCATCATCACCAACGGCGACCTCGCCTTCCAGACCGACAAGCTGGAGCGCATCGCGCTGTGGCAGCGGCTCGGGCTGCACTCCGGCCACGGCCAACTGATCGCCAGCGGAGCCCTCGGCGTCACCAAGCCCGACCCTGCCATCTTCGCGGCCGCGGCCGCCGCCTTCGACGCACCGGCCGCGGCGTGCGCCTACCTGGGCGATCGAGTGCGCACCGATGCGATCGGGGCGCACGAGGCCGGGATGCTCGGCATCTGGCTCGACCGCGGCCGCGATCGCAATGAGACAACCTCTGAGTCGCACGTCGACCGGCCGGCGGGCGTGCCGCGCATCCGGAGCCTGCGCGAGCTGCCCGCCCTGCTCGCCCCCTGA
- the trpS gene encoding tryptophan--tRNA ligase has protein sequence MSLPRLFSGMQPSAASLHLGNYAGALLQWRDLQATHDAIFCVVDLHAITVPQDPAELRERTRRTAAQYIAAGIDPEHSTLFVQSHVRAHAELAWVLNTITGYGEASRMTQFKDKSAKGGADASSVGLFTYPILQAADVLLYDTDVVPVGEDQRQHIELTRDLAGRFNARFGETLRVPQVRILKETAKIYDLQNPGAKMSKSGESPAGILWLLDDDKALTKKIKSAVTDSEGIVRFDPASKPGVSNLLSILAIVSGRSVASVEGDFDGLQYGALKGAVADAVVAAFAPIRERTLELLDDPAELDRLLAVNAARAESVADATLRRVYDAVGFLPRA, from the coding sequence ATGAGCCTCCCCCGCCTGTTCTCGGGCATGCAGCCCTCCGCCGCTAGCCTGCACCTCGGCAACTACGCGGGAGCCCTGCTGCAGTGGCGCGACCTGCAGGCGACCCACGATGCGATCTTCTGCGTCGTCGACCTGCACGCCATCACCGTGCCGCAAGACCCCGCCGAGCTGCGCGAGCGCACGCGCCGCACGGCCGCCCAGTACATTGCCGCGGGCATCGACCCCGAGCACTCGACCCTGTTCGTGCAGTCGCACGTGCGCGCACACGCCGAGCTGGCCTGGGTGCTCAACACCATCACGGGGTACGGCGAGGCCTCGCGCATGACGCAATTCAAAGACAAGTCGGCGAAGGGCGGCGCCGATGCCTCGTCGGTCGGCCTGTTCACCTATCCGATTTTGCAGGCGGCCGACGTGCTGCTCTACGACACCGACGTCGTGCCCGTGGGCGAAGACCAGCGGCAGCACATCGAGCTCACGCGCGATCTGGCTGGGCGCTTCAATGCACGGTTCGGCGAGACGCTGCGGGTGCCCCAGGTGCGCATTCTGAAGGAGACCGCGAAGATCTACGACCTGCAGAACCCGGGGGCAAAGATGTCGAAGTCGGGTGAGAGCCCGGCCGGAATCCTGTGGCTTCTCGACGACGACAAAGCCCTCACCAAGAAGATCAAGTCGGCCGTCACCGACTCGGAAGGGATCGTGCGGTTCGACCCGGCGTCCAAACCGGGGGTGTCAAACCTGCTATCGATCCTCGCGATCGTCTCGGGGCGTTCGGTCGCGTCCGTCGAGGGTGACTTCGACGGGCTGCAGTACGGCGCGCTGAAGGGTGCCGTCGCCGACGCCGTGGTCGCCGCGTTCGCACCGATCCGCGAACGCACGCTCGAGCTGCTCGACGACCCTGCCGAGCTTGACCGCCTGCTCGCCGTCAATGCCGCGCGCGCCGAGAGCGTCGCCGACGCGACCCTGCGCCGCGTGTACGACGCGGTCGGCTTCCTACCGCGCGCGTGA
- a CDS encoding YihY/virulence factor BrkB family protein: MGLVTTVLQSRPVRVVQHYTAKRGPILGSGLAFQAIFAVFAALWIGFAVAGLVIATNIGLRDSLIDVLAQTVPGLITTDGEDGIVDPADLLAASVDAFSWQGAIAAVVLLLAALNWLASAREAVRSIFDLPLLDQNVLLLKVKDLGLAVAFGALLVLSAVLSVVSTLALDAVLEWIGIRDSTTSTVVGRIITLGVMFLLDAVVLAALYRVLAGVRIPLRRLRQGALIGAVALGGLKVLGNSLLGGASNNPLIASFAVFIGLLIWFNLVCQVVLAAAAWVAVGIKDDRIVLDEDYLQTRLNQARELLEYYDPQPEDPPGFWQRVKGRFSRS, translated from the coding sequence ATGGGTCTCGTGACGACCGTCCTGCAGTCCCGGCCGGTGCGCGTCGTTCAGCACTACACCGCGAAGCGCGGCCCCATCCTCGGCTCCGGGCTCGCCTTCCAGGCGATCTTCGCCGTCTTCGCGGCACTGTGGATCGGCTTCGCCGTCGCGGGTCTCGTGATCGCGACGAACATCGGCCTGCGCGACTCGCTCATCGATGTGCTCGCCCAGACGGTGCCGGGACTCATCACGACCGACGGCGAGGACGGCATCGTCGACCCCGCGGATCTGCTCGCAGCGAGCGTGGACGCCTTCAGCTGGCAGGGCGCGATCGCGGCCGTGGTCCTGCTCCTCGCGGCACTCAACTGGCTCGCCTCGGCGCGAGAGGCCGTGCGCTCGATCTTCGATCTGCCGCTCCTGGACCAGAATGTGCTGCTGCTCAAGGTGAAGGACCTGGGTCTCGCGGTCGCCTTCGGCGCCCTGCTGGTGCTCTCGGCGGTGCTCTCCGTCGTGAGCACGCTGGCTCTCGATGCGGTGCTCGAGTGGATCGGCATCCGCGACTCGACGACGAGCACCGTCGTCGGCCGCATCATCACCCTCGGCGTCATGTTCCTGCTCGACGCGGTCGTGCTCGCCGCGCTGTACCGGGTGCTCGCGGGCGTGCGTATCCCGCTGCGCAGGCTGCGGCAGGGTGCCCTGATCGGCGCCGTCGCCCTGGGCGGCCTCAAGGTGCTGGGTAACAGCCTGCTGGGCGGCGCGAGCAACAACCCGCTCATCGCGAGCTTCGCGGTCTTCATCGGTCTTCTCATCTGGTTCAACCTGGTGTGCCAGGTCGTGCTCGCGGCGGCCGCGTGGGTCGCGGTCGGCATCAAGGACGACCGCATCGTGCTCGACGAGGACTACCTGCAGACCCGCCTGAACCAGGCGCGCGAGCTGCTCGAGTACTACGACCCGCAGCCGGAGGACCCGCCGGGCTTCTGGCAGCGCGTGAAGGGCCGCTTCTCACGCTCGTGA
- a CDS encoding succinate dehydrogenase iron-sulfur subunit, which yields MATAAPEAPAADSAAVQAFTVTLIVRRFNPEQDTEPYWQDFDVEMYSTDRVLDALHKIKWDQDGTLAFRRSCAHGICGSDAMRINGRNRLACKTLIKDLDITKPIYVEAIKGLPLEKDLIVDMEPFFESYRQVQPFLVAGSKPEKERLQSIEERARFDDTTKCILCAACTSSCPVFWTDGQYFGPAAIVNAHRFIFDSRDEAAQVRLDILNDKEGVWRCRTTFNCTEACPRGIEVTKAIAEVKQAILKGTP from the coding sequence ATGGCGACCGCCGCCCCCGAAGCTCCCGCAGCGGACTCTGCCGCCGTGCAGGCCTTCACCGTCACGCTCATCGTGCGCCGGTTCAACCCGGAGCAGGACACCGAGCCGTACTGGCAGGACTTCGACGTCGAGATGTATTCGACCGACCGCGTGCTCGACGCCCTCCACAAGATCAAGTGGGATCAGGACGGCACGCTCGCCTTCCGGCGCTCGTGCGCCCATGGCATCTGCGGCTCCGACGCCATGCGCATCAACGGCCGCAACCGTCTCGCGTGCAAGACCCTCATCAAAGATCTCGACATCACGAAGCCGATCTACGTCGAGGCGATCAAGGGCCTTCCGCTCGAGAAGGACCTCATCGTCGACATGGAGCCTTTCTTCGAGTCGTACCGCCAGGTGCAGCCGTTCCTCGTCGCGGGCTCCAAGCCCGAGAAGGAGCGCCTGCAGTCGATCGAGGAGCGCGCGCGCTTCGACGACACGACCAAGTGCATCCTGTGCGCGGCGTGCACCTCGTCGTGCCCGGTGTTCTGGACCGACGGGCAGTACTTCGGGCCCGCCGCGATCGTGAACGCCCACCGCTTCATCTTCGACAGCCGCGACGAGGCCGCGCAGGTGCGCCTCGACATCCTCAACGACAAGGAGGGCGTCTGGCGCTGCCGCACGACCTTCAACTGCACCGAGGCCTGCCCGCGCGGCATCGAGGTCACGAAGGCCATCGCCGAGGTCAAGCAGGCGATCCTCAAGGGCACCCCGTAG
- a CDS encoding GNAT family N-acetyltransferase — protein sequence MVPTTLTLQTSRFVLSAPRDSDVDAIHAACQDPELQQYTTVPLPYTVDEARKFATKYAPQAWRDGTEYVFGIRPDDTSPLIGVISWQRERGFVGYWLDSRHRGTGIMTEALRSLSEWILSQDGVDIVRWEAHAGNVRSAIVAQRAGFRWSGERPCVVTDWEGQHPWGWHATLRHEHLGSVQPAADWPVLT from the coding sequence ATGGTGCCGACCACGCTCACACTGCAGACCTCGCGGTTCGTGCTGAGTGCCCCACGTGACTCCGACGTCGACGCGATCCACGCCGCGTGCCAGGACCCCGAGCTGCAGCAGTACACGACGGTTCCGCTGCCGTACACGGTCGACGAGGCGCGAAAGTTCGCGACCAAGTACGCGCCCCAGGCCTGGCGCGACGGCACCGAGTACGTGTTCGGCATCCGGCCAGATGACACATCCCCGCTCATTGGGGTCATCTCGTGGCAACGCGAACGGGGCTTCGTCGGTTACTGGCTCGACTCTCGTCATCGGGGCACCGGGATCATGACGGAGGCGCTACGCAGTCTCAGTGAGTGGATCCTGAGCCAGGACGGGGTCGACATCGTGCGGTGGGAGGCCCACGCGGGCAACGTCCGGTCGGCCATCGTGGCGCAGCGGGCCGGGTTTCGCTGGTCGGGTGAGCGACCCTGCGTCGTCACCGACTGGGAAGGGCAGCACCCGTGGGGATGGCATGCCACTCTGCGGCACGAGCATCTCGGCTCGGTGCAGCCGGCGGCCGACTGGCCGGTGCTCACGTGA